The genomic region GTCTCGGACATCTCGCTCCAGGGCCGCAACACCATGGGCGTGACCGTGATGGACGTCGCTGCAGACGATGCGGTCGCGACCGTCGAGGTCGTCCCGACCGTCCCGGATGAACCGGACGAGGTCGACGAGGCCGAAGAGGCTGCCGCCGAGTAAGCTCTCACCGACCCCATCCTTCCGTTCTCCGTACTCGAATAGTCGCTCATTAGCTATGGGCCTCGCGTGCATCCCTCTGGCTACTCGACCATCACGTCGACGACCACCAATGCCGACACTCAGCCCCACAGCCCTGACGATTCGAGAGAAGCGCGAACACGCGTGTGCCCTGTTCGAGAGTCGCTGGCAGACGGGCCAGTTCGACCCGGACCTCGTCACGGCGGACTACCAGGCCTGCGGACTCACCACGGACCCGGTCGACGCCGCCGGTGAGGCCGCAGCGGTCGCCTCCGTCCACGAAGCGTTCCCCGACCTCCGGACGACGGTCCGTGCGGTGGTCTGCGAGGGTGACTTCGTGGCCGTCCACTTCGAGGTGACTGGGACACACGAGGGCCCCATCGCGGGCGTCGCTCCGACGGACGACACGCTCCGGACCGAGGGGATGGTTCTCTACGCCTTCGAGGACGGTCTCATAGCCGAGTCGCGGACGTTCCTCGACCTGCCGAGCGTACTCGACGGACTGAGCGATACGAGGGTGTAGGACGAGCCCGTCACGGGTCACCGAGAAACGACGTTTCCGGCGCGTTCAGATGATGCGCTTGCCGAGCCCGCTGGCCGCCAGCTCGGTCGCCAGCTTCGCGGTCTGGTTCTGTTCGTCGAGCACCGGGTTCACCTCGACGAGTTCCAGCGAGCGGAGCACGTCGTGGTTCCGGTCGTACTCGGCGACGCGTTCGAGCGCGTAGTGCGCTTCGCGGTAGGTGACGCCGCCGTGGACCGGCGTCCCGACACCGGGTGCTTCGTTGGGGTCGAGCCAGTCGAGGTCCAGGCTGACGTGGATGCCGTCGACGCCCGCGGTCGCGATTTCCAGCGCTTGGTCGACGACCTCGGCGATGCCGTGTTCGTCGATGTCGGACATGGTGAACACCGTGCCCTCGCTGTCGCGGATGGCCTCTGCTTCGTCGCTGTCGATGTCGCGCAGGCCGACCCAGACCGTGTTCTCCTCGCTGAGGTTCGGCGAGTTCGCCCACTCCACACCCTCGAAGTCGCGGTAGCCCAGCGCCGCTGCCAGGGGCATCCCGTGGATGTTCCCACTCGGCGAGGTCTCGGGCGTGTTGTAGTCACCGTGGGCGTCGAACCAGATGGTGCCGATCTCCGCGTCGCGGGAGGCACCCTTCAGCGAGCCGATGGCGATGGAGTGGTCGCCACCGAGGGCGAGCGGGACGTAGCCGTCGTCGATGGACTCTGCAACTCGGTCGGCGAGGCGGGTACAGACATCCTCGACCTCGCGGACGAACTTCGCATCGCGGCCCTCCTCGTCCGGTTCCTCCGCCGCCGGGTCGCGCGTCTCCGCTGTCGGCACGAGGAGGTCACCGGTGTCGACACACTCGACGCCTGCCTTCTCCAGTTGCGCCGCCAGCCCGGCGTAGCGGATGGCCGAGGGTCCCATGTCGACGCCACGTCGGTTCGCTCCGTAGTCGGTCGGTGCACCGATGAGTCTCACCTTTCTGCTCATGTCCGTCGCTTGTCGTGGCGCACCTATCAACGAACCGGTTGGGACCGTGAGAGAGGGCGCGGGAACGGAGAGAGGTAGTCTGGTTGAAAAGAAAAACGCGCGCTGTACTTTCCCGCACTTACAAGTCACCGTCTCGCGTTACTCAGTCACATGAGCACGGACGCCTCGACCAGCTACGACGGCCTGGGGAACCTCCCGCTCCGGTTCGTCGTCTGGGTCCTCGCCGCCATCCTCCTCGGGCGACTGTTCCAGAACAACTCGCTGTACGACCTCCGACAGCTTCGTGCCGAACAGGTCCTCGTCCGGCTGGGGTCGTTCGCCGTCCTCGGTGCGTTCGTCTACTGGCTCGGGTTCCTGGCACGCCCGGACATCGCCGCCATCGTCATCGTCGCCTCTGCAGGGTTCATCGCGATGTGGATGCTCCCGTGGCTCATCGTTCGTATCATGGTGTACGCCACCGACAACGAGGAGTACGCCGACGCGCGGAAGTGGGAAGCGATAACCGCGGGCCGAAAGTTCGACTGAGTCGTTCGTTCAGTCCAGGTACGGCGCGCAGACGCGACGCATCCCTTCTTCGAAGCTGACCTGGGGCTCCCAGCCGGTCGCTTCGGTCATCTTCGTGTGGTCGGCCATCGTGTGCTGGACGAACACGTCCTCGTCGATGGGGTTCTCGACGTGTTCCGGCTCGATGTCCTTCCCCATGATGGTACACAGCGTCTCGACGATCTCGTTCGCGGAGTACTGCTCGCCGGTGCCGAGGTTGTAGATGCCGGTCAGTTCGTGGTCCGCGGCCGCTTCGAGCCCGCGGACGATGTCGTCGACGTAGGTGAGGTCGCGGGTGTGGGTCCCGTCACCGTAGATGACCGGCGGTTCGTCGTTCGCGAGCCAGTCGGCGAACTGGGCGACGATGTTGGCGAACTCGCCCTTGTGCTCCTCGGCACCGCCCTCGTAGCCCTGGTAGACGGAGAAGAAACGCATGCCGGCCATCGAGAGGCCGTGGTAGTTGTGGAAGTACTCGGCGTAGCGCTCGCGGGCGAGCTTGGAAGCCTCGTAGCCGGTGTTCGCGGCGACGTCCATGGACTCCGGCGACGGTTCGGTGCGGTTCCCGTAGATGGAGGAGGTCGAGGCGTAGACGACGGTGTCACAGCCGTCCTGCCGGCACTGCTCGACCGTGTTGGCGAAGCCTTCGACGTTGACACGAAGGCCGTTGAGGAGGTTCTCGCGGGAGTCCTCGTGCATCTTCAGCGAGGAGAGTGCCGCGAGATGGAAGAGAGCGTCGACGCCCTCGGTCGGGAGGTCGTCGTCGAGGACGCTCGCCTGGACGAACTCGACGCCGTCGTCGAGGTTCTCGGGCGTCCCGAGGTAACAGTCGTCGACGACGACCACGTCGTTCTCCTGTGCGAGATAGTTCGCGAGATTCGAACCGATGAAGCCTGCGCCACCTGTGACGAGGACGCGCTTGTCCTGCATGCGTCGGGGTCGTTCGGCGACGCTTGTATCACTATCGTTTACTGTCCTCACCCTGACGAACTGGACAGTCTGCCGAATCGGCCAGTATCCCACGCCTTTAAGGACGCTAATTACGAATGATTTTCCATGTCGTCAATCGAGCTGACCCCGAGCCAGAAAAACATCTTGCAGGCACTCATCAACCTCCATCGGAAAACCGAGGACGCCGTCAAGGGTGAGGACATCGCCAAGCGTGTCGACCGGAATCCGGGGACCATCCGCAACCAGATGCAGAGTCTGAAGGCCCTCCAGCTGGTTGAGGGCGTACCCGGCCCGAAGGGTGGGTACAAGCCGACCGCCGCCGCGTACGAAGCACTCGAGATACAGCAGATGGACGAGCCCGCGACCGTCCCGTTCTTCCACGAGGGCGAGGAGGTCGAGGACGCCATCGTCGAGGAGATCGACCTCTCGTCGGTCCACCACCCGGAACTCTGTCGTGCCGAGATTCACGTGCAGGGGTCAGTGCGTGACATCCACGAAGGGGACTCGGTCATCGTCGGTCCGACGCCGCTCTCGAAGCTCCGCATCGCCGGCACCGTCGACGGGAAGGACGACACCAACAACATCGTCATCCTTCGCATCGATGAGATGGAGGCACCGGCCGAAGAGCCGGCGCATTAGACTGCCAACAGTTCGCACACCCGCCGGGGTTTCAACACCTTTGTATCGGTCGGTTTCTGAGGTTGCCGTATGGCTACGAAGGTCGTCGTGCTCGGCGCGGGCTATGCCGGCGCAGGCACCATCAACGATTTACAGGAGAAGGTCGGCCCGAACGTCGAACTGACGTGGGTCGCCGACAAGGACTACCACCTCGTGCTGCACGAGTCCCATCGCTGCATCCGGGACCCGAACGTGCAGGACAAGATAACCATTCCCGTCGGCGAGATCGCCGACCCCGGGACCGAGTTCATCAAGGGCGAAGTGACGAACGTCGACGTCGACGAGCAGGTCGTCGAACTCGCCGACGACACCACCGTCGACTACGACTACGTCGTCGTCGCGATGGGCAGCCAGACTGCATACTACGGCATCCCCGGGATGGCCGAGCACTCGCTCACGCTCAAGAACCTCGACGACGCCCTCGAGATTCACGAACAGGTGAAAGCGGCCGCCGAGAACGCGACCCGAGACGACCGTGCGACCGTCGTCGTCGGTGGTGCCGGTCTCTCCGGCATCCAGTCCGCCGGTGAGATCGCGGAGTTCCGCGACAAGCACCGCGCCCCGATGGACATCTACCTCGTCGAAGCGCTCGAAGAGATCTTCCCGCCGGGCGACGCGGAGATCCAGGGCGCGCTCCGCAAGCGTCTCGAGGACGCCGACATCGAGATCCTCACGAACGACCCCATCACCGAGGCCGAGGAGGGTACCATCCACTTCGACGAGGGCGAGCCCCTCGACTACGACGTCTTCCTCTGGACCGGTGGCATCACCGGCCACGACTGCATGGACGAGGTCGACCTCGAGAACGAGCACAACCGCGTCAACGCGGACATGACCTTCCAGACCTCCGACGAGAACGTGTTCGCCATCGGCGACTCCGCCGTCATCGAGCAGCCCGGCGAGCGCCCCGCCCCGCCGACGGCCCAGGCCGCCTGGCAGGCAGCCGAAGTCGCCGCCGAGAACGTCGTCCGCGCCATCAACGGCCAGCGCCTCGAATCCTGGACCCACAACGACAAGGGGACCGTCGTCTCCATCGGCGACAAGGCGGTCGCCCACGACGTCGACATGCTCCCCATCTCGACGTTCGGTGGCTTCCCGGCCGAGACGCTGAAGAAGCTCATCGCCGCCCGCTGGATCGCGACGGTCACCTCCTGGAACCGCGCCCGGAAGTCCTGGGACGCGCTGTAGACCCGACGCCGTCTTTCTCCCCGTCTTCTTACCTCGACCAGCCAGCCGTGGCTCCCGGTGGGCAGTCAGCCCTCGCCGCCCACGTCCGGTTCGGCGGTCCCAGGCTCCCGCTCGACCGCGTTCACGACAGCACCGAGCAACAGGACGACCCCACAGAAGTAGAGCCA from Haloarchaeobius sp. HME9146 harbors:
- a CDS encoding ester cyclase gives rise to the protein MPTLSPTALTIREKREHACALFESRWQTGQFDPDLVTADYQACGLTTDPVDAAGEAAAVASVHEAFPDLRTTVRAVVCEGDFVAVHFEVTGTHEGPIAGVAPTDDTLRTEGMVLYAFEDGLIAESRTFLDLPSVLDGLSDTRV
- the rocF gene encoding arginase, which gives rise to MSRKVRLIGAPTDYGANRRGVDMGPSAIRYAGLAAQLEKAGVECVDTGDLLVPTAETRDPAAEEPDEEGRDAKFVREVEDVCTRLADRVAESIDDGYVPLALGGDHSIAIGSLKGASRDAEIGTIWFDAHGDYNTPETSPSGNIHGMPLAAALGYRDFEGVEWANSPNLSEENTVWVGLRDIDSDEAEAIRDSEGTVFTMSDIDEHGIAEVVDQALEIATAGVDGIHVSLDLDWLDPNEAPGVGTPVHGGVTYREAHYALERVAEYDRNHDVLRSLELVEVNPVLDEQNQTAKLATELAASGLGKRII
- a CDS encoding NAD-dependent epimerase/dehydratase family protein; the encoded protein is MQDKRVLVTGGAGFIGSNLANYLAQENDVVVVDDCYLGTPENLDDGVEFVQASVLDDDLPTEGVDALFHLAALSSLKMHEDSRENLLNGLRVNVEGFANTVEQCRQDGCDTVVYASTSSIYGNRTEPSPESMDVAANTGYEASKLARERYAEYFHNYHGLSMAGMRFFSVYQGYEGGAEEHKGEFANIVAQFADWLANDEPPVIYGDGTHTRDLTYVDDIVRGLEAAADHELTGIYNLGTGEQYSANEIVETLCTIMGKDIEPEHVENPIDEDVFVQHTMADHTKMTEATGWEPQVSFEEGMRRVCAPYLD
- a CDS encoding Rrf2 family transcriptional regulator, which translates into the protein MSSIELTPSQKNILQALINLHRKTEDAVKGEDIAKRVDRNPGTIRNQMQSLKALQLVEGVPGPKGGYKPTAAAYEALEIQQMDEPATVPFFHEGEEVEDAIVEEIDLSSVHHPELCRAEIHVQGSVRDIHEGDSVIVGPTPLSKLRIAGTVDGKDDTNNIVILRIDEMEAPAEEPAH
- a CDS encoding NAD(P)/FAD-dependent oxidoreductase → MATKVVVLGAGYAGAGTINDLQEKVGPNVELTWVADKDYHLVLHESHRCIRDPNVQDKITIPVGEIADPGTEFIKGEVTNVDVDEQVVELADDTTVDYDYVVVAMGSQTAYYGIPGMAEHSLTLKNLDDALEIHEQVKAAAENATRDDRATVVVGGAGLSGIQSAGEIAEFRDKHRAPMDIYLVEALEEIFPPGDAEIQGALRKRLEDADIEILTNDPITEAEEGTIHFDEGEPLDYDVFLWTGGITGHDCMDEVDLENEHNRVNADMTFQTSDENVFAIGDSAVIEQPGERPAPPTAQAAWQAAEVAAENVVRAINGQRLESWTHNDKGTVVSIGDKAVAHDVDMLPISTFGGFPAETLKKLIAARWIATVTSWNRARKSWDAL